The Scatophagus argus isolate fScaArg1 chromosome 4, fScaArg1.pri, whole genome shotgun sequence DNA window TTGACTGAAAAGCAACCCCACACATGAATGGTCTCAGGATGCTTCACTGTTGGCGTGAGACAAGACCAATGGTAGCGCTCACCTCGTCTTCTCCGAACAAGCCTTCTTCCAGATGCCCCAAACAATCGGAAAGGGGATtcatcagagaaaatgactttaCCCCAGTCCTCAGCAGTCCAGTCCTTGTAACTTCTGCAGAATATCAGTCTGTCCCTGATGTTTTTGCTGGAGAGAAGTGGCTTCTTTGCTGCCCTCCTTGACACCAGGCCTTCCTCCAAAAGTCTTCGCCTTACTGTGCGTGCAGATGCACTCACACCTGCCTGCTGCCATTTCTGAGCAAGCTCTGTACTGGTGGTGGCCCGATCCCGTAGCTGAAACAACTTCAGGAGACGGCCCTGCCGCTTGCTGGACTTTCTTGGGCGCCCTGGAGCCTGTTTGGCATCAATTGAACCTCTCTCCTTGAAGTTCTTGATAATCCTATAGACGATTGACTGAGGTGCAATCTTACTCGCTGCAATAAACTTCCCCGTTAGGCCCTTTTTGTGCAATTCAGTGATGGCTGCATGTGTTTCCTTGCTGGTAACCATGACTAACAGATGAGGAACAATGGAACCATCTTCGAGTTCCAAGTGTCGAGTCATCCTGAGAGATTGATCTCCAGCCTAGTCCTCATCAACACCCACacctgtgttaatgtgtgtgacaCCTGTGTGTCAATGAAATTATGTTAGCTGGTCCTTTTGTGGCAGGgctgaaatgcagtggaaatgtggttttagtgataaagttcattttcaagGCAAATAGGGACTATGCAAATAATTGCAGTTGAGTGAATCACTCCTCATAACATTCTGGAGTATATACAAATTTCcattataaaaactgaaactgcagactTTGTAAAAATTAATAGTTGTGTCATTCTCAAAACTTTTGGCCATGACTGTAACATAAAAGTTGTAGAGTACttaacattaatttatttttaatacaaataattttgtGATTCGAGGAGGATTTTAAGACAcctatttttaactttattatctgttgtgggttttttttaattgtttttcaggagtttgAGAACTTATTGGCTGCTATTGAAGAACATAAGATACGGGACTGGCTGCTAAGCGCTTCAGAGATCTCTCACAGCTACAGCCAGAAACTTCTGGTCACGACTGATAAAGAAAAGTCGACAAATGACCGAGTCCAGCAGGAATACAGCATAGATCCTCATTACTCAGTAATAATCAGCAAAGAATGCCTCCACAATGCCTCATGTGTACCAGAAACAGACAGCTACACTGTGGTGAAGATATTTGGAAGTGTTTCCGACGATGGACAGACTTTGTCTGGCCTTTCCGGTTCGTCTCTTGCAGAGCTGATGTTGAAACCGTCACTGGAAGCTGTACCAGTTTTCTCCCTTGATGGAAACACGACCACAGTTTTCCAACACAACTTCATGAGGATCTTTATGGTCCGTGGCGTCAAAGCTGTGTTAGAAACGAACCAGGAAAATCATCAGATTTACCAGGTCATGAATCAACCCGACTCGGTTTCTGGCTACCGAATTCCACAAAGACCAGTTGATCATAGCACCCAGTATGACCACCAGCAGATCCTCATTATGGAGGATGACCCTATTGTCAGAAAGGCTGCTGAATATCTTTATGCAAAGCACCCAAAAGTCAGCTCTGTCTACGCTCTTGATAAAAACCAAAAGCCTAAACTGATTCACGGTGACTCCGTACCTCTCTCAGAGGACAGCAGGCTGGTGCTGGTAGGCCACGGCAAGAGAGACAACTCAGGACAGGTGAGACTGGCAGATTACACCGCCACAGAAGTCACCAAAATCGTGCAACAAACCTTCAGGGTTGGTAATAAAATCAAAACGACGAGTGTGGTGGCCTGCGAGGTCGGATCAGATAAAGCGTTTGTTGAAACCCTGCTGAAGGAGCTTCATGAGACCGCCAACATCGAGACAGAGGTGCATCTCAGGGATGCTGTGCTGCAGGTCAggcacacaggagagaaaatcaCCCAAGACATCTCCACAGATGGGCTGGCAGAATGGCGACATAAAGATGACAGCAAGAAGGTGGTGGCAACCCTTGATCGGAATGGAAACGTGATTGTTAGAAATGAGCCTGGCAGCAAAGGAGAACCAGTTTTTACcagtgaaagaaacacactAATTAATGAATATGTAGGAAATCGATTTAAGGCCTACAAAAGCAGCTGGCCAGACCAGCCACAGAGATTCATTCACCACAAAGCTTCTGCAAAGTTTGACCAAAATGTTTGTGATGAACTTGAAGCTCTGTCCTGGGGATTCTTTCACGGAGACCTGCCCGAGCCAAAAAAAGTGAACTTTAACAATTTGAGGCAAATAGAGCAGCATTTTGTAATAGGGAAACacattaataatgataaaaacataGAGTGGATAACAGATCACCAAGAACTAAAGAATATTCTTTCCAAGTGTTACGAGGTTAATTCAGGAGAAGATGTCAGAAAAGTCATCCGTCACTACGCAAAGACTGGAGAGGAGAAGCCCACGTACCTGATGGTCAAAGACTGGATTTATGTTGTTGACCCAAAGAATCTGTATGACTATCCAGTTGGGAAAAGGCTTGACAACaatcaaagacaaaataagaacACAATAAAGGAAATTAGGAACTGCATTGAAAAACAGATAGGCAATGAAAAATATCCAGACATGAGAGCACACATTGTTGATAAAAATATACCTAACTCAAAAGAGCGTTATGTTCAATATGTTAAAGATATTTTTCTTGGAGAGCACACAACTCATCTTCCGCTCTCCACTGAGGCCTGGTGCACCACATATTTCACTGCATCAGTTATATCTGAATCGGCCAGAAACTTCCGAACATTTCCTCTGGTTCTTACGGCCCTGGATATGTTTGAAAGCCCAAATAACAACATCAAGGAGCAAGGACTGGATTTTTTCTTTGACGAACACCCAATGGCAAGAGGGTCCAGTTGGATTGACCCAAGTAGGCGTGGATTTAGTGGCTCAGCAACACCCATCGGTTCTAGCAAATTAGGAAATACAGTAAATCCTCCGACTGAGGGGCAATTAATGTCTCACCTTGAGATGGTCTTAGAAAATGAGGTCAAACAGTACAAATCATGGCTTAAAGTAGATACAAAAAATAGTCAGTCTGAAATAATGAAGCTTGCAGAAAAATACCAAATAATTGAAAGTAATACAGCTGATCAACAAAACATCATCAACGATTACAAAACTTTTAAAGAACAAATAAGTGAACCCTCAGCCTCTGGCACATTAGGAGGCTACAATGATGGTCGCACAACATCCCAAGACCTAATGTCTGCCTCAAAGCTGGAGAATTCATTCAAACTTGAATCCCATTTCTCCAGACTAAAAGCATTATTTGCAGAACAAATTAACAGTCAGCTAAAGGCAAAATATGGTGAAAATACGGCAGGTTGGCGCATCCAGGAAGGCAGTGCCAGAATGGAGGATGGACAGGTCATATGTCACCTCGTGTCTGATGCTGCTGAAGTTGAACCTGTTGAGTTCAGGGTTAAGTTATCTGCAGAGAGTCAACGCTACAATGAGAAGATGCTGAAGACCATTGACACGGCAGTTCATGACTTGGAGGGTCATGTTTCAGGGTCCTCCCATCAAGTCAGCAAGTATGTAGAGCACACTGGGACTGCTGTCGGGATACTGGGCCTCATGCTGGGGATGAAGGGGGCTGCTCGTGCCCATGAACAAGGTGACACCGAACATGAAGTGGTGGGAGCTTTGCAAACTGCTCATGGAGCAGTAGCTATGGCAACATCTGTTATTGCAAAACAAGCTCTGTCCTCGGAGACACGGATCGCCAGAGCTGCAGCAGTAGTGATGAAAAGTCCTGTAATGAAGGGTACCATGGTAGTCTTACCATTGGTGGGAATTGGATTTGGAATATACAATGTTATAGAAGACGTGAAGAGAGGTGACCCTCTGGGCTACATTGATGCTGGCATAGATGTCAGCATGGTTGCTTTGGATGTTATTGAAATTGCTCAGCCTGAATTGGCACCGTTTATAGCGCCTGTCACCATGGCTCTATCAGTTGTCCGGATGGTTATTGATGATGTCTACATGAGCATAGAGAATGAACTAAAGAGCCTCCCGAAGGACGCTGGAGTTCTGGAGAAACTGGTGGCTGGTCTTCGTGGCTTTGGGAAAggaattttgcattttgcaattCATGTGGCAAGTATTTTTTATGATTGGCGTTACGACGAAATTGAAGAGGGACACAGGCTGGTTGCGCAGATATCAGACTATAGCAAATATTACAGAGTTACTAAGCAAGAGGATGGAACCAGTGCCATCGATTTTACTGCTGGTGACTCCTCCTGGAACGGAGGAGGCATTCACTTCTGCCTCGCTGACCAGGGTCAGTCTGAACTCTGCATGGACTACTTTGTATCTAGTGATGAGAGGATGACGAAGAGGTGCTGGGACATTGACACACAGGGAAGCCAGGATATTATTCTTGGCCTGGGAGAGTCACGTCAGTTAGAGTACAGCACACTGCAGAAGAAAGTGCTCATGTTCATACCAGCCGGTTCTGTCACTGTGGTTTCAGGTTATATACCTATATCTTATTCAAGATATGGGACTTACACGGGAAACAGAGACTCTAATCGTTTTTTTGCAATTCAGAAAGCAGAGGACCAACATGTGATTGAGGTCATGTTAAGTTACTACTACAAGCTTTACGGTGAACCAGGTGATGACGTATTCTACCTCGGCCCACAGAGAAGTTATGTTCAAGGCTCTGGTGGGAAAGACACTTACATCATTCCTAAAAATGGGGGGAAAACAATCATTAACAACTACGATCCTTCCAAAGCGCCAGACACTCTTCATTTCAGTGCTGATTACAGTCACATTTCTGTGTCTAAATCTGGAGATGATGTTGTGTTAATGTATGAAGGCAGTCATATGGTGGCCATAGAAAGGTGGTTTCTGGGGGAAGTGTATCGTCACATGAGCATGATGTCAGGAGATGGCGTCTTGTTTGAGATTTCCTCCAGGGTGGCTTCTTCTGTTCAGCTGGTGGCCAGAGGAATTAACAAGATGTTCAAGACACAAGGAGAGACTGTGGACACGTCACAGCCACTTCTAAGTACTGTGGTAAACATCTTTGGCTCTAGGAATGATGACGTGCTCATCGGGAACGGAGAGAACAATCTGatagatggaggaggaggtcgAGATCGTTTGATCGGTGGTGAAGGAGAAGACATATACATGGTGAAAGACAGGCAGCAGTCTTCAGTGCTGATTGAAAATTATTCCAGAGACACTAAAACAGACCTGGTCATAATAGAAGCAAATCTTCACACTTTTACAGTCAGAGTGCAACATGATAATGTTGTTCTGAACGCTTTCCATGGCAGTACTGCCCTCCATGTGACTTTGTTGAGGTGGTTCAGAtcaccagcagacagacacttACAAGTGGTCACAAAAGATCTCATCACTTTCACAGTCTCAGACAACAAGGCCGACTGCCAGCAGAGAAACCCGTTCACCAAGTGCATAAAAAGCCACCGCATCGACTACAGCAGCTCCCGGTCTCCTCTGGTGGTAGACCTCCAGAAGGACGAGGCTTTTGACAGCGTGACGGAGGTCCGCGGCTCAGAGTTCGACGACATCgtcagaggaaacaaagaacACAATGTTGTTGTACCAGGAAGAGGAAACGATTTCATTcagggcagaggaggagaggactgGTACGTCATCACACCAGGACAAGGAGTGAAAACCATCAACAACCAATCGCCAGATCAAGCCTTGGACGTTCTCTTCCTGAAAGAACAATATCAGCATATAACATGTACTTGTGAAGGACAGAACATCAACATTTTGGTATACGGCAGAAAAGATGTTACTTTACAGAACTGGTTTGAATCAAAAAATCATCAGCACCTGCAGGTCAAAACCAGCGATGGAATAACAGCTGGACTGATGCCCAACATCAGCAGCTGTGGCGAGTCTTTAATGTTACCCTTAACTGTTGATTACAGAAACCAGAAACCTGAAGCACTTGGGTGTTTCAGTTATAGATTCAAAGTTTCAGAAGAGGAAAGAGTCTTTTGCGACCATCAAGGCAAAGAGATGATGATGGATAAGGCTGATTCAGTGAAAGAAATGTACGGCTCCTCGGGTTTCGACATCATGGTCGGAAACAATAATGAGAATCTGCTTGATCCTTACACCGGAGGGGCGCTGATGTTTGGAGGTGAAGGAAAGGACACTTACGTAATCAAACATGGATATGGAAAGTACTTAATGATTGATAACTTTGCAGAAGATCAGAGTGTTGATACCGTGTTGGTTGACATGGATTTCCTTGATGGCAGCCAAGTCGCGCTCAGCTCATCAACAGAAGATCTGAATGTGATGATCACAACAAAAGAGGAACAGCTTGAATTGAGTTTGCTCAACTACAATAAAGGTTACCAGCATCAGCATGTGGAATTTCAGAGCTCTGACGGAGTgaattttaaactgaagtcaCAAAACTCAACTGGAGGTTTGCCTTTCGTTGACATTGAAGCTTTCAAAGTGACTCTGAAACAATCTCAGGTTGACTGCCGTTTGGACCTCAGCTCTCAGAACAATCTGTCACACGTCCATACAGTGCAAGGCTGTCCCCTTCAGTCCAATGACATACTGGGAAACGCTCAAGACAACGCTCTAATTGGTGGGTGGAAGGATGACATCTTggagggaggtgaaggagaCGACACACTGAtaggaggaagtggagatgacGCTCTCATTGGTGACTTGGGAGACGACACTCTTTATGGCGAAGATGGAAATGACACCATGTTGGGAAACTCTGGCCAGGACGTCTTCATCCCTGGACCAGGGGCTGATCTGGTGGACGGAGGTCCTGGCAGAGACACTGTTCTGTACCGGGGAGACCATGACACTGGTAAAGGGGTTTATGTTAACCTTCTGACTGGACAAGGCCACTATGCTGATGCCGAGGGGGACGTGTTGAAGGACGTGGAGACGGTCATTGGCACCATCTATCCTGATATCTTGGTGTCGGGCTATGAAAGTTCTCTTCTCAAAGGCTCGGACGGCAGTGACATCTTGGTGTCCACAGGTGATGATTACCTGGTCGGGGGTGATGGAAATGACATTTACCTGTTGGCTTTTGACCACGGTTCAGTCACCATTAACAACTGTGCGAAGGACAACGCCACAGACGTCTTGTACTTGAGCTCACGTTCAAATCTGAAATTTGACTATCAGCTTTTATCTGACGGAGTTCTTCTGACTTTCTTTGGATTTGACCAAACAACTCTTAAAATTGCACTGGAAGGCTGGAGCAGTGATGATAATGAATGTGGCCATCTGAAGTTGGTTTCCAGAGGGGTGGAGGTGTCAGTGGACTGGCTGCTAAAAAAGTGTCGGAAGAAAGCTGCTAACTGAAGAAAGCAGTTTGGTTGTCGGCCATAAGTTCTGCATTGATCTTGTCTTCTTCCACTGTTCAGTGCAGATCACAGTCACGTTTCTGTGTCTGAATCCCGAGATAAAGTAGAGTTCATGTGTGAGGGCAGTCGTACAGGACTATGGCTTTGTCATTATAGAAACATGTAGAAATTAGTTTTAATAGCATGATCACTaaagaacaaaccaaaacaaatgttggTTTGCGACAATCTGCACTTTCTGTGACTGAAAGCTCATGGCAGCTCAAAACAGTGACATCATGACATTCACAAAGGGACAcaagttaaagttaaaagttaaagtgacatattttgtcattggagggaactcactccaacgaaatttgttctctgcatttaacccacccaagtgacgtgcacacacacacagcaaacccggggcagtgggcgaccgcgtgcagcgcccggggagcagtgggggttaggtaccttgctcaagggtacctcagccatggacaccgggacggggaatcgaaccagcgatccaccggttacgggtccgacaccctaaccgctgatccacgactgcccctagTGAAGCTGTGATCCAGTTGGAGACTCCATACTGGACTTCATGTGTTCagtgaatgtaaaaacaatgttCTCCTTTATTAGTAACCTTAATTTCTGCCTTATTGAGATCTTATTAATAACAACATactgtgttttggtttcaaTGCTTCACTTCCTTTCATTGTGACTCCAAGGTTTCATCATCATGTCAAACAAAGAGTTCTGTTGgaaacaattattttataattGTATGAAACAATTCATCTGTAAAATTAAGGGGGCAGTCGTGAactggaggttggagaagcgacttgcGATCGGAGGGctgctggttcaattcccccaccggatggccaggaaaaatttgggtgtggtggagtgattaatgcgaaccccccccccattagctggctgatgtgcccttgagcaaggcacttaaccccccaatatgctccccgggcgcttgatgctgcccactgctcctgtgtgtgtttcactgcatgtaatttgccgggtgttgcatgtgtgtgttcagctaaggatgggtcaaatgcagaagacgaattcagtgtgtgtgtgtaaaaatatatatactgtcaataaaagtgattcttaattcttaagCCTTCCAGAATTTGTGGGCATGTCTTCAAAAGTCTTGTTTATCCAAccaaatgtcttgtttgtgagagtgtgtggttgtctgtctttgtgtgttggccctgcgattgactggcgaccagtccagggtgaaccccgcctctcgcccgtagtcagctgggataggctccagctcccccgcgaccctgacggataagcggtgtagaagatgg harbors:
- the LOC124057873 gene encoding uncharacterized protein LOC124057873 yields the protein MAGRMESWTILRLLILFVVLSLTGQFKLRDGEWAELRPDVAALHRLRGLSEHMFQEQLDNPSKQRFTSTHGAKVQRSIKRMDIDLNPMGLQDNLQECEKSFTACVIKMGQEFENLLAAIEEHKIRDWLLSASEISHSYSQKLLVTTDKEKSTNDRVQQEYSIDPHYSVIISKECLHNASCVPETDSYTVVKIFGSVSDDGQTLSGLSGSSLAELMLKPSLEAVPVFSLDGNTTTVFQHNFMRIFMVRGVKAVLETNQENHQIYQVMNQPDSVSGYRIPQRPVDHSTQYDHQQILIMEDDPIVRKAAEYLYAKHPKVSSVYALDKNQKPKLIHGDSVPLSEDSRLVLVGHGKRDNSGQVRLADYTATEVTKIVQQTFRVGNKIKTTSVVACEVGSDKAFVETLLKELHETANIETEVHLRDAVLQVRHTGEKITQDISTDGLAEWRHKDDSKKVVATLDRNGNVIVRNEPGSKGEPVFTSERNTLINEYVGNRFKAYKSSWPDQPQRFIHHKASAKFDQNVCDELEALSWGFFHGDLPEPKKVNFNNLRQIEQHFVIGKHINNDKNIEWITDHQELKNILSKCYEVNSGEDVRKVIRHYAKTGEEKPTYLMVKDWIYVVDPKNLYDYPVGKRLDNNQRQNKNTIKEIRNCIEKQIGNEKYPDMRAHIVDKNIPNSKERYVQYVKDIFLGEHTTHLPLSTEAWCTTYFTASVISESARNFRTFPLVLTALDMFESPNNNIKEQGLDFFFDEHPMARGSSWIDPSRRGFSGSATPIGSSKLGNTVNPPTEGQLMSHLEMVLENEVKQYKSWLKVDTKNSQSEIMKLAEKYQIIESNTADQQNIINDYKTFKEQISEPSASGTLGGYNDGRTTSQDLMSASKLENSFKLESHFSRLKALFAEQINSQLKAKYGENTAGWRIQEGSARMEDGQVICHLVSDAAEVEPVEFRVKLSAESQRYNEKMLKTIDTAVHDLEGHVSGSSHQVSKYVEHTGTAVGILGLMLGMKGAARAHEQGDTEHEVVGALQTAHGAVAMATSVIAKQALSSETRIARAAAVVMKSPVMKGTMVVLPLVGIGFGIYNVIEDVKRGDPLGYIDAGIDVSMVALDVIEIAQPELAPFIAPVTMALSVVRMVIDDVYMSIENELKSLPKDAGVLEKLVAGLRGFGKGILHFAIHVASIFYDWRYDEIEEGHRLVAQISDYSKYYRVTKQEDGTSAIDFTAGDSSWNGGGIHFCLADQGQSELCMDYFVSSDERMTKRCWDIDTQGSQDIILGLGESRQLEYSTLQKKVLMFIPAGSVTVVSGYIPISYSRYGTYTGNRDSNRFFAIQKAEDQHVIEVMLSYYYKLYGEPGDDVFYLGPQRSYVQGSGGKDTYIIPKNGGKTIINNYDPSKAPDTLHFSADYSHISVSKSGDDVVLMYEGSHMVAIERWFLGEVYRHMSMMSGDGVLFEISSRVASSVQLVARGINKMFKTQGETVDTSQPLLSTVVNIFGSRNDDVLIGNGENNLIDGGGGRDRLIGGEGEDIYMVKDRQQSSVLIENYSRDTKTDLVIIEANLHTFTVRVQHDNVVLNAFHGSTALHVTLLRWFRSPADRHLQVVTKDLITFTVSDNKADCQQRNPFTKCIKSHRIDYSSSRSPLVVDLQKDEAFDSVTEVRGSEFDDIVRGNKEHNVVVPGRGNDFIQGRGGEDWYVITPGQGVKTINNQSPDQALDVLFLKEQYQHITCTCEGQNINILVYGRKDVTLQNWFESKNHQHLQVKTSDGITAGLMPNISSCGESLMLPLTVDYRNQKPEALGCFSYRFKVSEEERVFCDHQGKEMMMDKADSVKEMYGSSGFDIMVGNNNENLLDPYTGGALMFGGEGKDTYVIKHGYGKYLMIDNFAEDQSVDTVLVDMDFLDGSQVALSSSTEDLNVMITTKEEQLELSLLNYNKGYQHQHVEFQSSDGVNFKLKSQNSTGGLPFVDIEAFKVTLKQSQVDCRLDLSSQNNLSHVHTVQGCPLQSNDILGNAQDNALIGGWKDDILEGGEGDDTLIGGSGDDALIGDLGDDTLYGEDGNDTMLGNSGQDVFIPGPGADLVDGGPGRDTVLYRGDHDTGKGVYVNLLTGQGHYADAEGDVLKDVETVIGTIYPDILVSGYESSLLKGSDGSDILVSTGDDYLVGGDGNDIYLLAFDHGSVTINNCAKDNATDVLYLSSRSNLKFDYQLLSDGVLLTFFGFDQTTLKIALEGWSSDDNECGHLKLVSRGVEVSVDWLLKKCRKKAAN